In Streptomyces thermolilacinus SPC6, a single genomic region encodes these proteins:
- a CDS encoding S28 family serine protease encodes MRTTLRWLLSLVVLIGTLGTAGTATAAGQDSAGPDIKDRVLAIPGMSLIEEKPYPGYRFFVLNYTQPVDHRRPGKGTFEQRLTLLHKDTNRPTVFFTSGYGLNTNPRRAEPTRIIDGNQVSLEYRYFTPSRPQPADWSKLDIWQAASDQHRLFTALKKVYDRKWVATGGSKGGMTATYYERFYPRDMDAVVAYVAPNDVVNREDSAYDRFFENVGSEECRARLNALQREALVRREPLQKKYQEWAAAEGATFHTVGGIDKAYEAVVLDFVWAFWQYWGEQDCATVPAAATATDDAVYDTIDTYSGWSFYTDQGLEPYTPYYYQAATELGSPSLRLPHLDGLSRYGYQPAHAFVPDDIPVRFKPWAMRDVDTWVRHNAERMLFVNGERDPWSAEPFRVDRGAKDSYVLTAPGANHGANIAGLKERERDLATAKLLEWTGVASAAVKADPDRAAPLARFDARLDKRDVQRGPRLLP; translated from the coding sequence ATGCGCACGACGCTCAGATGGCTGCTGTCGCTCGTGGTGCTCATAGGCACCTTGGGCACGGCCGGGACGGCCACCGCCGCCGGACAGGACAGCGCAGGGCCGGACATCAAGGACCGCGTCCTCGCGATCCCCGGCATGTCCCTGATCGAGGAGAAGCCCTACCCCGGCTATCGCTTCTTCGTCCTCAACTACACCCAGCCGGTGGACCACCGCCGCCCCGGCAAGGGGACCTTCGAGCAGCGCCTCACCCTGCTTCACAAGGACACCAACCGCCCGACGGTGTTCTTCACCAGCGGCTACGGCCTCAACACCAATCCGCGCCGCGCCGAGCCGACCCGGATCATCGACGGCAACCAGGTCTCGCTGGAGTACCGCTACTTCACCCCGTCCCGCCCCCAGCCCGCCGACTGGTCGAAGCTGGACATCTGGCAGGCAGCGTCCGACCAGCACCGTCTGTTCACCGCGCTGAAGAAGGTGTACGACCGCAAGTGGGTCGCCACCGGCGGCTCCAAGGGCGGCATGACCGCCACGTACTACGAGCGGTTCTACCCGCGCGACATGGACGCCGTCGTCGCGTACGTCGCGCCGAACGACGTCGTCAACCGCGAGGACTCCGCGTACGACCGGTTCTTCGAGAACGTCGGCAGCGAGGAGTGCCGCGCCCGGCTGAACGCCCTCCAGCGCGAGGCCCTCGTCCGCCGCGAGCCGCTCCAGAAGAAGTACCAGGAGTGGGCCGCCGCCGAGGGCGCCACCTTCCACACGGTCGGCGGCATCGACAAGGCGTACGAGGCCGTCGTCCTCGACTTCGTCTGGGCCTTCTGGCAGTACTGGGGCGAGCAGGACTGCGCGACCGTCCCGGCCGCCGCGACCGCCACGGACGACGCCGTGTACGACACCATCGACACGTACTCCGGCTGGTCCTTCTACACCGACCAGGGCCTGGAGCCGTACACCCCGTACTACTACCAGGCCGCCACCGAGCTGGGCTCGCCCAGCCTGCGCCTGCCGCACCTCGACGGCCTCAGCCGCTACGGCTACCAGCCCGCGCACGCCTTCGTGCCGGACGACATCCCGGTGCGGTTCAAGCCGTGGGCGATGCGCGACGTGGACACGTGGGTCCGCCACAACGCCGAGCGCATGCTGTTCGTCAACGGTGAGCGCGACCCGTGGAGCGCCGAGCCGTTCCGCGTGGACCGCGGCGCGAAGGACAGCTACGTCTTGACCGCGCCCGGCGCCAACCACGGCGCGAACATCGCGGGCCTGAAGGAGCGGGAGCGTGACCTCGCCACGGCGAAGCTCCTGGAGTGGACGGGCGTCGCCTCGGCCGCCGTCAAGGCCGACCCGGACCGCGCGGCGCCGCTCGCCCGCTTCGACGCGCGCCTCGACAAGCGCGACGTCCAGCGCGGGCCGCGCCTCCTTCCGTGA
- a CDS encoding P-loop NTPase — protein MSAPWMSAEQWDSMMRAITESKYQLLLGAGASLDSEGPQGRLPGGWDLAQEMATAFSLPGNPRGNLRQVFSMAKSRVTADGQNVLAYMADRFANCTAPLWYADLVSIPWRYIWSLNIDDSVENAYNKQFTDHAAKELVSVSWTDSHRVPSGHQVILVHLHGVAWAKKTDDLVFDISSYLYAATQRHRWHNIFADSYLETPTIILGASLNDEIDLENVLEKGRVQSGSEPSVIVMPTIDEFDKERFRGWGLIPVEATAEEFLAKVRASWPEYFQQADVSADNPSRINPNVLSFLSQWHPVHTGSEYRLDDRHDFYAGHEPLYSDILRDLDSHRVLTDSVFREAMSDAPQKVVCLTGSAFTGKSTIALRVARRLAEQNWTPYLLDPELRPSLEATLWWLRQHPRTLLIVEGAADFANDLADMALRAKERGIPFKLLAVERRSRAREVRRSFTGVGFADAEVSDKLKDTEIEALIRQLKGHGRLGIVADAGHTEQVEYFTRKHGGNLFSAMSNLEEADGFRSRVRTGYSLLTSETERAVFQAVCITSALGYGLPIGAAASVCGLPASELNTLLHSESVLADFIRVAGGRLHPRHRAFGSYMLENSFSKQENYAVTLKLAQHYGVQISPAAIASRTFAYRMVRQLLDHEMLTVWLGVERLDAWYEALQETYAWNARYWEQRALGASKRGRHAPASSWARQAIAQHRDAFALNTLATVLFRRYLAEGGPEDGRTENLMEVAAYLEEARAMAAEDSEYPYITFFKYTLNWAERAKKANGSIDRRIVRRWDDWMHLVDISPITRSPEVREQLKSFRRRWLLLA, from the coding sequence GTGTCAGCACCGTGGATGTCGGCCGAGCAGTGGGACAGCATGATGCGGGCCATCACCGAGTCGAAGTACCAGCTGCTGCTGGGCGCCGGCGCCAGCCTGGACTCCGAGGGGCCGCAGGGGAGGTTGCCCGGTGGCTGGGACCTCGCACAGGAGATGGCCACGGCGTTCTCGCTGCCCGGAAATCCGCGCGGGAACCTGCGCCAGGTCTTCTCGATGGCGAAGTCGCGCGTCACGGCGGACGGCCAAAACGTCCTGGCCTACATGGCGGACCGCTTCGCCAACTGCACCGCACCGTTGTGGTACGCCGACCTCGTCTCCATCCCATGGCGGTACATCTGGTCGCTGAACATCGACGACTCGGTGGAGAACGCCTACAACAAGCAGTTCACCGACCACGCTGCCAAGGAACTCGTCTCCGTCTCCTGGACGGACTCCCACCGCGTGCCATCGGGCCACCAGGTCATCCTCGTCCACCTGCACGGTGTCGCCTGGGCGAAGAAGACGGACGACCTCGTCTTCGACATCTCGTCCTACCTGTATGCGGCCACCCAGCGCCACCGCTGGCACAACATCTTCGCCGACAGCTACTTGGAGACGCCCACCATCATCCTGGGCGCGAGCCTCAACGACGAGATCGACCTGGAGAATGTCCTGGAGAAGGGGCGTGTGCAGAGCGGCTCCGAGCCCTCCGTCATCGTCATGCCGACGATCGACGAGTTCGACAAGGAACGCTTCCGTGGGTGGGGCCTCATCCCGGTCGAGGCCACGGCCGAGGAGTTCCTCGCCAAGGTCCGGGCCAGCTGGCCGGAGTACTTCCAGCAGGCCGACGTGTCGGCGGACAACCCCAGCCGCATCAACCCCAACGTGCTGAGCTTCCTGAGCCAGTGGCATCCCGTCCACACGGGCTCCGAGTACCGTCTCGACGACCGGCACGACTTCTACGCCGGGCACGAACCCCTGTACTCCGACATCCTGCGCGACCTCGACTCACACCGCGTCCTCACCGACAGCGTATTCCGCGAGGCGATGTCAGACGCACCGCAGAAGGTCGTCTGCCTGACCGGTTCCGCGTTCACAGGGAAGAGCACGATAGCCCTGCGGGTCGCGAGAAGACTCGCGGAACAGAACTGGACGCCGTATCTACTCGATCCCGAACTGCGTCCCTCACTGGAGGCCACCCTGTGGTGGCTCAGACAGCATCCGCGGACCCTCCTCATCGTGGAGGGTGCCGCCGACTTCGCGAACGACCTCGCCGACATGGCCCTGCGCGCCAAGGAGCGGGGCATCCCTTTCAAGCTGCTGGCCGTGGAACGGCGCTCGCGCGCCCGAGAGGTGCGCCGCAGCTTCACGGGCGTGGGGTTCGCCGACGCGGAGGTCTCCGACAAGCTGAAGGACACTGAGATCGAGGCTCTGATCCGGCAGCTCAAGGGCCACGGACGGCTCGGCATCGTGGCCGACGCCGGCCACACCGAACAAGTCGAGTATTTCACGCGGAAGCACGGCGGGAACCTCTTCTCGGCGATGTCGAACCTGGAGGAGGCCGACGGGTTCCGCAGCAGGGTGCGGACGGGGTACTCGCTCCTGACAAGCGAGACCGAACGAGCGGTGTTCCAGGCCGTGTGCATCACCTCCGCCCTCGGTTACGGACTGCCGATCGGCGCTGCGGCGTCCGTCTGCGGACTGCCGGCAAGCGAGCTGAACACCCTGCTGCATTCCGAGTCGGTGCTCGCCGACTTCATCCGCGTGGCCGGGGGACGCCTCCACCCGCGGCACCGGGCGTTTGGCTCGTACATGCTGGAGAACTCCTTCAGCAAGCAGGAGAACTACGCCGTCACCCTGAAACTCGCCCAGCACTACGGCGTGCAGATCTCCCCGGCGGCCATCGCGTCGCGCACCTTCGCCTACCGCATGGTGCGCCAACTCCTCGATCACGAGATGCTGACCGTGTGGCTGGGCGTGGAACGCCTGGACGCCTGGTACGAGGCGCTGCAGGAGACGTACGCCTGGAACGCTCGGTACTGGGAGCAGCGGGCCCTTGGAGCGAGCAAGCGGGGCCGGCATGCCCCGGCCAGTTCGTGGGCCCGGCAGGCCATCGCCCAGCACCGCGACGCGTTCGCGCTGAACACGCTGGCCACCGTGCTGTTCCGTAGGTACCTCGCCGAGGGCGGGCCGGAAGACGGCAGGACGGAGAACCTGATGGAGGTGGCCGCGTACCTGGAGGAGGCGCGCGCCATGGCAGCCGAGGACTCGGAGTACCCGTACATCACCTTCTTCAAGTACACCCTGAACTGGGCGGAACGGGCGAAGAAGGCCAACGGGTCCATCGACAGGCGTATCGTCCGCCGGTGGGACGACTGGATGCACCTGGTCGACATCTCCCCGATCACGCGTTCGCCGGAGGTCAGGGAGCAGTTGAAGTCGTTCCGCAGGAGGTGGCTCCTGCTGGCCTAA
- a CDS encoding macro domain-containing protein: MSPLQLSTTAVLCVSGIALHIWSSAPDRAGRQYSLQLPVILLYSLAAALFLFSAFPDSMTEGRALGFGIGGAAGFAAFFLLVSFTWLSKTRRLDEVAAELKKATRENTALRRQLSQQRPAEDTARPVLQCTRYELPLQGDRRHRIGMITGNVANVLGTDVWVNSENTRMEMSRVDEPTLSATIRYHGGRRDDAGHLVHDTIALELAERMAGRSHVTAGSVLVTGPGELQESHQVRRILHVAAVEGEPGSGYRQVIDLERCVRNVLAEVDRLAAAGEPLRSVVLPLLGTGGGNSDLGKTVDALLAATVSYFRSHPASRIRVVYLLAYTDVQAAVCRAALDSEPGLLSESAG; the protein is encoded by the coding sequence ATGAGTCCGCTGCAGCTCTCCACCACTGCCGTTCTCTGTGTCTCCGGCATCGCCCTGCACATCTGGTCCTCCGCGCCGGACCGGGCGGGGAGGCAGTACTCTCTCCAGCTGCCGGTGATCCTTTTGTACTCCCTGGCGGCTGCCCTCTTCCTGTTCTCCGCCTTCCCGGACTCGATGACCGAGGGTCGGGCCTTGGGCTTCGGGATCGGCGGGGCCGCCGGATTCGCCGCCTTCTTCCTGCTGGTGTCGTTCACATGGCTCAGCAAGACCCGGCGTCTGGACGAGGTCGCGGCGGAGCTGAAGAAGGCAACTCGGGAGAACACCGCGCTGCGCAGGCAACTGTCGCAGCAGCGGCCGGCGGAGGACACTGCACGGCCCGTCCTCCAGTGCACCCGGTACGAGCTGCCGCTGCAGGGCGACCGGCGCCACCGCATCGGGATGATCACTGGGAACGTCGCCAACGTGCTGGGGACGGACGTGTGGGTCAACTCCGAGAACACGCGGATGGAGATGTCACGCGTGGACGAACCCACCCTCTCGGCGACGATCCGCTACCACGGCGGCCGCCGGGACGACGCAGGCCATCTGGTACACGACACCATCGCCCTGGAGCTGGCCGAGCGCATGGCGGGCCGTTCCCATGTGACGGCGGGATCCGTGCTGGTCACAGGGCCGGGCGAGCTGCAGGAAAGCCACCAGGTCCGGCGTATCCTGCATGTCGCAGCCGTGGAGGGAGAACCCGGCTCGGGGTACCGGCAGGTCATCGACCTGGAGCGGTGCGTGCGCAACGTCCTCGCCGAGGTGGACCGGCTGGCCGCCGCGGGCGAGCCGTTGCGCTCGGTGGTGCTGCCGCTCCTGGGGACCGGCGGCGGTAACAGCGACCTCGGAAAGACCGTGGACGCTCTGCTGGCCGCGACGGTGAGCTACTTCCGCTCCCACCCGGCATCACGCATCCGCGTCGTCTACCTGCTCGCCTACACGGACGTGCAGGCCGCCGTGTGCCGGGCGGCTCTCGACTCGGAGCCCGGGCTCTTGTCGGAGAGCGCGGGCTGA
- a CDS encoding ABC transporter ATP-binding protein yields the protein MVSAAGDKQEQTAERRWAKRLWGYAWRHRKDVVLALGSSLGGMAVMALVPLITKIVIDDVIGAGTGSLGMWIGVLIAAALAVYALTYVRRYYGGRLALDVQHDLRTEMYGTITRLDGRRQDELSTGQVIGRATSDLQLIQGLLFMLPMTIGNFLLFFISLGIMAWLSLPLTLVVLAVAPALWFIAKRSRVRLHPATWYAQAQAGHVAGVVDGAVTGVRVVKGFGQEDQETGKLRTASRELFAARLRTIRLNSRYTPALQAVPALGQVAMLALGGWLATRGEITLGTFVAFSTYLAQLVGPVRMLAMVLTVGQQARAGVERVLDLIDTEPSLTDGTVELPADAPAGVEFDDVSFSYGEGDGTPPVLDGFSLTIRPGETVAVVGASGSGKSTVSLLLPRFYDVTGGAVRVGGHDVRDLTLSSLRAAIGLVPEDSFLFSDTVRANIAYGRPDATDEEIEAAARAARADRFIADLPDGYDTTVGEHGLTLSGGQRQRIALARAILTDPRLLLLDDATSAVDARVEHEIHEALRAVMAGRTTLLIAHRRSTLNLADRIAVLDGGRLSDIGTHEELQERSALYRRLLTDPDELGGVSPGHLLQAAPDEDDDRTVREELDAEFDAERGITPALWDRDAAAPGPARTPGATPELLAQVEALPPATDAPDVDEVQAVRPEDSYGLRRLLRGFGLPLLFALLLVAVDAGMGLLLPVLIRHGIDEGVTQAALGAVWAASALALLTVVVQWAAQVGETRMTGRTGERVLYALRLKIFAQLQRLGLDYYERELTGRIMTRMTTDVDALSTFLQTGLVTAFVSVVTFFGIMVALVVIDVQLALVVFATLPVLIVGTFFFRRASVKAYELARERISVVNGDLQETVSGLRIVQAFRRERSGAARFTGRSLEYRQARVRGQWLISVYFPFVQLLSSLAAAAVLVVGAGRIDAGTLTPGALVAYLLYIDLFFAPVQQLSQVFDGYQQASVSLRRMQELLREPTSTPPAADPRPVPSLKGDIAFEDVTFAYGDDEEALSGVDLRIPAGQTVAFVGETGAGKSTLVKLVARFYDPTAGRVTVDGTDLRELDLTAYRHRLGVVPQEAYLFPGTVRDAIAYGRPDATDADVEAAARAVGAHDMIATLEGGYLHEVAERGRNLSAGQRQLIALARAELVDPDVLLLDEATAALDLATEAQVNAATQRLAGRRTTLVVAHRLTTAARADRVVVMDHGRAVEDGTHEELLARDGRYATLWRTFVGEPEHVG from the coding sequence AACGCAGGTGGGCCAAGCGGCTCTGGGGGTACGCCTGGCGGCACCGGAAGGACGTCGTCCTCGCCCTCGGCTCGTCGCTGGGCGGCATGGCCGTCATGGCGCTCGTCCCGCTCATCACCAAGATCGTCATCGATGACGTGATCGGCGCGGGCACCGGCTCCCTCGGCATGTGGATCGGCGTCCTCATCGCCGCCGCCCTCGCCGTGTACGCCCTCACCTACGTCCGCCGCTACTACGGCGGACGTCTCGCGCTCGACGTCCAGCACGACCTGCGCACCGAGATGTACGGGACGATCACCCGCCTCGACGGCAGGCGCCAGGACGAGCTGTCCACCGGCCAGGTCATCGGCCGCGCCACCAGCGACCTTCAACTGATTCAAGGTCTCCTCTTCATGCTCCCGATGACGATCGGGAACTTCCTCCTCTTCTTCATCAGCCTCGGCATCATGGCCTGGCTGTCCCTCCCCCTCACCCTCGTCGTCCTCGCCGTCGCCCCCGCGCTCTGGTTCATCGCCAAGCGCAGCCGCGTCCGCCTCCACCCCGCCACCTGGTACGCCCAGGCCCAGGCCGGGCACGTCGCCGGGGTCGTGGACGGCGCCGTCACCGGCGTCCGCGTCGTCAAGGGCTTCGGCCAGGAGGACCAGGAGACCGGCAAGCTCCGCACGGCCAGCCGCGAACTGTTCGCCGCCCGGCTGCGCACCATCCGCCTGAACTCCCGCTACACCCCCGCCCTCCAGGCCGTGCCCGCGCTCGGCCAGGTCGCCATGCTCGCGCTCGGCGGCTGGCTCGCCACGCGCGGCGAGATCACCCTCGGCACGTTCGTGGCGTTCTCCACGTACCTCGCCCAGCTCGTCGGCCCGGTCCGGATGCTCGCCATGGTCCTCACCGTCGGCCAGCAGGCCCGCGCCGGTGTCGAACGCGTCCTGGACCTCATCGACACCGAGCCGTCCCTGACCGACGGCACCGTGGAGCTGCCCGCCGACGCGCCCGCCGGTGTCGAGTTCGACGACGTGTCCTTCTCGTACGGCGAGGGCGACGGCACCCCGCCCGTGCTCGACGGGTTCTCCCTCACCATCCGCCCCGGCGAGACCGTCGCCGTCGTCGGCGCGTCCGGCAGCGGCAAGTCCACCGTCTCGCTGCTCCTGCCCCGCTTCTACGACGTGACCGGCGGCGCCGTCCGCGTCGGCGGCCACGACGTGCGCGACCTGACCCTCTCGTCGCTGCGCGCCGCCATCGGCCTCGTACCGGAGGACAGCTTCCTCTTCTCCGACACGGTCCGCGCGAACATCGCCTACGGGCGGCCCGACGCCACCGACGAGGAGATCGAGGCCGCAGCCCGCGCAGCCCGCGCCGACCGGTTCATCGCCGACCTGCCCGACGGGTACGACACGACCGTCGGCGAACACGGCCTCACCCTCTCCGGCGGGCAGCGCCAGCGCATCGCCCTGGCCCGCGCCATCCTCACCGACCCCCGGCTGCTCCTCCTGGACGACGCCACGTCCGCCGTCGACGCGCGCGTGGAGCACGAGATCCACGAGGCGCTGCGCGCGGTCATGGCCGGGCGGACCACGCTCCTCATCGCCCACCGCCGCTCCACCCTCAACCTCGCCGACCGCATCGCGGTGCTCGACGGCGGCCGCCTCTCCGACATCGGCACCCACGAGGAGCTCCAGGAGCGGTCCGCCCTGTACCGGCGGCTGCTCACCGACCCCGACGAGCTGGGCGGCGTCTCGCCCGGCCACCTCCTCCAGGCCGCCCCCGACGAGGACGACGACCGGACCGTACGGGAGGAGCTGGACGCCGAGTTCGACGCCGAGCGCGGCATCACGCCAGCCCTGTGGGACCGCGACGCCGCCGCGCCCGGACCGGCCAGGACGCCCGGCGCGACGCCCGAGCTGCTCGCCCAGGTGGAGGCGCTGCCCCCGGCGACCGACGCGCCCGACGTGGACGAGGTGCAGGCGGTACGGCCCGAGGATTCGTACGGGCTGCGCCGCCTGCTGCGCGGCTTCGGGCTGCCGCTGCTGTTCGCCCTGCTGCTCGTCGCCGTGGACGCGGGCATGGGCCTGCTGCTGCCCGTGCTGATCCGGCACGGCATCGACGAGGGCGTCACCCAGGCGGCGCTCGGAGCGGTGTGGGCCGCGTCCGCCCTGGCGCTGCTCACCGTCGTCGTGCAGTGGGCGGCGCAGGTCGGCGAGACCCGCATGACAGGGCGGACCGGCGAGCGGGTGCTGTACGCGCTCCGCCTGAAGATCTTCGCCCAGCTCCAGCGGCTCGGCCTCGACTATTACGAGCGCGAGCTGACCGGGCGGATCATGACCCGGATGACCACCGACGTGGACGCCCTGTCCACGTTCCTCCAGACGGGCCTGGTCACCGCGTTCGTCTCCGTCGTGACGTTCTTCGGGATCATGGTGGCGCTCGTCGTGATCGACGTGCAGCTCGCCCTCGTCGTCTTCGCGACGCTGCCCGTGCTGATCGTCGGGACGTTCTTCTTCCGGCGCGCCAGCGTCAAGGCGTACGAGCTGGCCCGCGAGCGGATCAGCGTCGTCAACGGCGACCTCCAGGAGACCGTGTCCGGGCTGCGGATCGTGCAGGCGTTCCGCCGCGAGCGGTCCGGCGCCGCCCGCTTCACCGGCCGCAGCCTGGAGTACCGCCAGGCGCGGGTGCGCGGCCAGTGGCTGATCTCGGTGTACTTCCCGTTCGTGCAGCTCCTGTCGTCGCTGGCCGCCGCCGCGGTGCTGGTCGTCGGCGCGGGCCGGATCGACGCGGGCACGCTCACGCCGGGCGCCCTCGTGGCGTACCTGCTCTACATCGACCTGTTCTTCGCGCCCGTGCAGCAGCTGTCGCAGGTCTTCGACGGCTACCAGCAGGCGTCCGTGTCGCTGCGCCGCATGCAGGAGCTGCTGCGCGAGCCGACCTCCACACCGCCCGCCGCCGACCCGCGCCCGGTGCCGTCCCTGAAGGGCGACATCGCCTTCGAGGACGTGACCTTCGCGTACGGCGACGACGAGGAGGCGCTCAGCGGCGTGGACCTGCGCATCCCGGCCGGGCAGACCGTCGCGTTCGTCGGCGAGACCGGCGCGGGCAAGTCCACGCTGGTCAAGCTGGTCGCGCGGTTCTACGACCCGACGGCCGGGCGGGTCACCGTGGACGGCACCGACCTGCGGGAGCTGGACCTCACCGCGTACCGGCACCGCCTCGGCGTCGTCCCGCAGGAGGCGTACCTGTTCCCCGGCACCGTCCGGGACGCCATCGCCTACGGGCGGCCCGACGCGACCGACGCCGACGTGGAGGCCGCGGCCCGCGCGGTCGGCGCCCACGACATGATCGCCACGCTGGAGGGCGGGTACCTCCACGAGGTCGCCGAGCGCGGGCGCAACCTGTCGGCGGGCCAGCGGCAGCTGATCGCCCTGGCCCGCGCCGAACTGGTGGACCCGGACGTCCTGCTGCTGGACGAGGCGACGGCGGCCCTGGACCTGGCGACGGAGGCCCAGGTCAACGCCGCCACCCAGCGCCTGGCGGGCCGCCGCACCACCCTGGTCGTCGCCCACCGCCTCACCACGGCCGCCCGCGCCGACCGCGTGGTCGTCATGGACCACGGCCGCGCCGTCGAGGACGGCACCCACGAGGAACTCCTCGCCCGCGACGGCCGTTACGCGACCCTGTGGCGCACCTTCGTGGGAGAGCCGGAACACGTGGGCTGA